In Mailhella massiliensis, a genomic segment contains:
- a CDS encoding Arm DNA-binding domain-containing protein, translated as MALSEMALQGEAMALTDTALRELHRRAKRGEKVPMKSDGGGLNFQDGKYWRFTFYFAGKQKTLARGVYPDVSLNAARLARDKARAIPGHRTYATKKTGWQERACGKGTFPDD; from the coding sequence ATGGCACTATCGGAAATGGCACTACAGGGGGAAGCCATGGCACTGACTGACACGGCCCTGCGGGAACTGCACCGACGAGCAAAGAGAGGCGAAAAGGTTCCCATGAAGTCCGATGGTGGAGGCCTCAACTTTCAGGATGGAAAATATTGGCGTTTCACCTTCTACTTTGCCGGAAAACAGAAGACGCTTGCCCGGGGAGTGTACCCGGATGTTTCATTGAACGCGGCACGGCTGGCGAGGGACAAGGCACGGGCGATTCCAGGGCATAGGACATATGCCACAAAAAAGACGGGCTGGCAGGAACGGGCGTGCGGAAAAGGAACCTTCCCTGACGATTGA
- a CDS encoding Bax inhibitor-1/YccA family protein translates to MNNTSRDQVQSYGRSNVAVYMQQVYLWMTAALGVTAFAAVFTASNMAIMQFLFTNTIMMILLMVGIIGLSMYITARIHRLSAGTATGLFLLYSALMGVFLGPVLLVYTGASVAQAFIVTAGMFGGMSVFGMVTRRDLSGMGSFLMMGLWGILLASLVNAFIGNTAVDLTISVLGVIIFTGLTAFDTQKLRIMGESAPVDDSLAMRRGALLGALTLYLDFINMFLFLLRLFGNRNS, encoded by the coding sequence ATGAACAATACGTCTCGTGACCAGGTGCAGAGCTACGGGCGCTCCAATGTCGCCGTCTACATGCAGCAGGTCTATCTGTGGATGACGGCCGCGCTGGGCGTCACGGCCTTTGCGGCTGTGTTCACCGCTTCCAATATGGCCATCATGCAGTTTCTGTTCACCAACACCATCATGATGATTCTGCTCATGGTGGGCATCATCGGGCTGTCCATGTACATCACGGCCCGGATTCATCGCCTTTCCGCGGGAACGGCCACCGGACTCTTCCTGCTTTATTCCGCGCTCATGGGCGTCTTCCTCGGCCCGGTGCTTCTGGTGTACACCGGCGCTTCCGTGGCTCAGGCCTTCATCGTGACCGCCGGTATGTTCGGCGGCATGAGCGTGTTCGGCATGGTGACCAGGCGTGATCTGTCCGGTATGGGAAGCTTCCTCATGATGGGCCTGTGGGGTATTCTGCTGGCCAGCCTGGTGAACGCCTTCATCGGCAATACCGCCGTTGATCTCACCATCAGCGTGCTTGGTGTGATCATCTTCACGGGGCTTACCGCTTTTGATACCCAGAAGCTCCGCATCATGGGCGAAAGCGCTCCTGTGGACGACAGCCTGGCCATGCGTCGCGGTGCGTTGCTCGGCGCGCTTACGCTGTACCTTGACTTCATCAACATGTTCCTCTTCCTGCTGCGCCTCTTCGGCAACCGCAACAGCTGA
- the lpxK gene encoding tetraacyldisaccharide 4'-kinase, whose product MAKRHPLQNILFPLLLPLSLLYGLGGLCRRALAKRGMTGCWKPPHPCVSIGNISWGGTGKTPVTDWLLSHAGKRGLRVAVLTRGYGARPSHLPLKVNSGMAAAECGDEPLMLAMRHPEAVVMVDPDRNRAGRFLEKESPPDMYLLDDGFQHLSTGRDLDLVLLDKDDVRFSPAPGRPPSNWNRIIPAGSWREPVSALQSAAAFLIKAEPAEWPELVPALKTRLEAFPRPVFAFCMEPAGLRPVGEHTAQSDILGPSVVDGPYVFLCGIGDPSQALHTTVSFLGRGPEKVLAFPDHHDFRKEAEKLRALALPIVCTGKDAVKLAAFSLPLPCFSLEVSARFFASLSVGEENVSDFETWWEEQLSRLCPHF is encoded by the coding sequence ATGGCGAAGCGCCATCCTCTTCAGAATATACTTTTTCCTCTCCTGCTGCCTCTTTCCCTGCTTTACGGTCTGGGAGGTCTCTGCAGGCGTGCTCTGGCAAAGCGGGGCATGACCGGATGCTGGAAGCCGCCGCACCCCTGCGTATCCATAGGCAATATTTCCTGGGGCGGCACAGGCAAGACTCCGGTGACGGACTGGCTGCTCAGTCATGCCGGAAAACGCGGTCTGCGCGTGGCCGTTCTTACCCGGGGCTACGGGGCGCGTCCGTCTCACCTTCCCCTGAAGGTGAACAGCGGCATGGCCGCTGCGGAATGCGGGGATGAGCCGCTCATGCTGGCGATGCGCCATCCCGAAGCCGTAGTCATGGTGGACCCTGACCGTAATCGTGCGGGCCGCTTTCTGGAAAAGGAGTCTCCCCCGGATATGTATCTGCTGGACGACGGATTCCAGCATCTTTCCACCGGGCGCGACCTTGATCTCGTACTGCTTGATAAGGACGATGTGCGTTTCAGCCCTGCGCCGGGGCGTCCGCCTTCCAACTGGAACAGAATCATTCCTGCGGGAAGCTGGCGTGAGCCCGTTTCTGCGCTGCAGAGTGCTGCGGCCTTCCTCATCAAGGCGGAACCTGCGGAATGGCCGGAGCTGGTACCTGCGCTGAAGACAAGACTCGAAGCATTTCCCCGGCCCGTATTTGCTTTCTGCATGGAGCCTGCGGGGCTGCGCCCCGTGGGAGAGCATACGGCACAAAGCGATATTCTCGGCCCTTCCGTCGTCGACGGACCGTATGTTTTTCTCTGCGGTATTGGTGATCCGTCGCAGGCGCTGCATACGACGGTATCCTTTCTCGGCCGCGGGCCGGAAAAGGTACTGGCCTTTCCCGATCATCACGATTTTAGAAAAGAAGCGGAAAAACTCCGTGCTCTGGCGCTGCCCATTGTCTGTACCGGCAAGGATGCCGTGAAGCTGGCGGCGTTTTCCCTTCCGCTTCCCTGTTTTTCGCTGGAAGTATCGGCACGCTTTTTTGCTTCTCTGAGTGTGGGGGAAGAAAACGTTTCCGATTTTGAAACCTGGTGGGAAGAGCAGCTCAGCCGTCTCTGCCCGCATTTTTGA
- the rnr gene encoding ribonuclease R, producing the protein MKKQVDMVTKEQLLTLLERAGRPLRLDDILRLGAFSRRLKRDILEELHGLVQEGGLVRLEGGSFVPAGKLKTRRGVLSVQRSGAAFVTPEDAAARTGQDIYIAPEHVGDAWNGDVVEVMLLPMKRGAHRGQEGRVVEVVRRGHTEIVARVLREGTLEHTALCRPADSRLGFDVIADISALEKKPEEQELLRIAMGDRLGDDGKRPLWEGRALASLGLENDAEVQERFTKLNNGIPTEFPDNVVAEAEEAARKTDMSGLTDLRGEMLVTIDGEDARDFDDAVCVRRTADGWRLLVAIADVSYYVRPRTALDREARERGNSYYFPMSVEPMLPEALCNGVCSLRPQEQRRCMAVDMALDAQGTLTDTHFSNAVMMSRARLTYREVQAVLDDPGCEAALAVEERAPGVPAMLREAAELADVLMERRRRQGALDFDLPEAEFVVEEVNGSSRVTGIRNRERLFSHRLIEAFMVRANEAVAEFLTRHNAPLLYRVHPSPGPDRLEELYHILRGTDAELPLPRAAKAGTPVWLPHVLEAAAGTDQAFIVNRLALRSMMQARYSPEEDGHFGLASPCYCHFTSPIRRYADLVNHRALRYVLGLDTGGAIPAGHKLLEVAEQCNGRERAATDAEREINRRMGCLLLQGRTGEYFGGVISGVMNFGFFVELDGMPVEGMVRVETLGRDYYVFDEDRQELRGEHGGETFRLGQRVTVKLAGVHVGRLEIDLEYKKEDEEGRRPFRRKRDESAPRRARFEDRDGGERRTGRRAFAGRKGLRPRRDEEELKRRMRYASDAWGDDGSEGGEKELRGRSRFESRPRREERPFRDEERSREQGASPEREHGFRTSFRPGRKRFEQDAEAPFRREERSFRRREDRFSAEEGEERRFSRHEGEERSFRPSRPRFRHEERRPRFEEDERFRREDSFRDGAREEKHGRFSREEREEGVARRERPFLERGGERRFSRRDGEGRPFRTSRPRFEEGRKPSRFHDGEERSFRDHAPHRGRPSRARGEREDFHGAPDDFFAIHTEPERPVHRFGKRRK; encoded by the coding sequence ATGAAAAAACAAGTTGATATGGTAACGAAAGAGCAGCTTCTTACTCTGCTCGAACGCGCTGGCCGTCCGTTGCGGCTCGACGATATTCTGCGCCTCGGCGCGTTTTCCCGCAGACTCAAGCGGGATATACTGGAGGAACTGCACGGCCTTGTTCAGGAAGGCGGGCTGGTACGCCTGGAAGGCGGCAGCTTTGTGCCGGCGGGAAAACTGAAGACACGGCGCGGCGTTCTTTCCGTGCAGCGTTCCGGTGCAGCCTTCGTCACGCCGGAGGATGCGGCCGCGAGAACGGGGCAGGATATTTACATCGCCCCGGAACATGTGGGCGATGCCTGGAACGGCGATGTGGTGGAAGTCATGCTTCTTCCCATGAAGCGCGGCGCGCACAGGGGGCAGGAGGGCCGTGTCGTGGAGGTGGTGCGGCGCGGTCATACGGAAATCGTGGCCCGCGTGCTGCGTGAGGGCACGTTGGAGCACACCGCGCTGTGTCGTCCCGCAGATTCCCGCCTGGGCTTTGACGTGATCGCCGATATTTCGGCACTGGAAAAGAAGCCCGAGGAGCAGGAGCTTCTGCGAATCGCCATGGGCGACAGGCTGGGCGATGACGGAAAGCGTCCCCTGTGGGAGGGGCGGGCCCTCGCCTCCCTCGGTCTGGAAAACGATGCCGAGGTGCAGGAGCGTTTCACCAAGCTGAACAACGGCATTCCCACGGAGTTTCCCGACAATGTCGTGGCCGAGGCCGAAGAAGCGGCCCGGAAGACCGACATGAGCGGTCTGACGGATCTTCGCGGGGAGATGCTGGTCACCATAGACGGCGAGGACGCCCGTGATTTCGACGATGCCGTATGCGTCCGCCGCACGGCGGATGGCTGGAGGCTGCTGGTGGCCATTGCCGACGTATCTTATTATGTCCGGCCGAGAACGGCGCTGGACAGAGAGGCGCGCGAACGCGGCAATTCCTATTACTTCCCCATGTCTGTGGAACCCATGCTGCCGGAGGCGCTGTGCAACGGCGTATGCAGCCTGAGACCGCAGGAGCAGCGGCGCTGCATGGCCGTGGACATGGCTCTGGACGCTCAGGGCACTCTGACGGACACGCATTTTTCCAATGCGGTGATGATGTCCCGCGCACGCCTGACCTACCGCGAGGTTCAGGCCGTTCTGGATGATCCCGGCTGCGAAGCCGCCCTTGCCGTGGAGGAGCGCGCTCCGGGCGTGCCCGCCATGCTGAGGGAGGCGGCGGAGCTGGCCGACGTGCTCATGGAGCGTCGGCGCCGGCAGGGCGCTTTGGATTTCGACCTGCCGGAAGCGGAATTCGTGGTGGAGGAAGTGAACGGCTCTTCCCGCGTGACGGGCATACGCAACCGCGAAAGGCTGTTCAGCCACAGGCTCATCGAAGCCTTCATGGTGCGGGCCAACGAGGCCGTGGCCGAATTTCTGACAAGGCATAACGCGCCGTTGTTGTACCGCGTTCATCCTTCCCCCGGGCCGGACAGGCTGGAGGAGCTGTATCATATTCTCCGCGGCACGGATGCCGAGCTGCCTCTGCCCCGCGCGGCCAAGGCGGGGACGCCCGTATGGCTTCCCCATGTGCTGGAAGCGGCGGCGGGTACCGATCAGGCCTTCATTGTCAACCGTCTTGCTCTGCGTTCCATGATGCAGGCGCGCTATTCCCCGGAAGAGGACGGGCATTTCGGCCTCGCTTCTCCCTGTTACTGCCATTTTACCTCCCCCATACGACGTTATGCCGACCTTGTGAACCATCGCGCTCTGCGTTATGTTCTCGGGCTCGATACGGGCGGGGCCATTCCCGCTGGACACAAGCTTCTGGAAGTGGCGGAACAGTGCAACGGACGGGAACGGGCCGCCACCGATGCGGAACGGGAAATCAACCGGCGCATGGGCTGCCTGCTGCTGCAGGGACGTACCGGGGAATATTTCGGGGGCGTCATCAGCGGCGTCATGAATTTCGGCTTCTTTGTGGAGCTGGACGGTATGCCTGTGGAAGGCATGGTGCGCGTGGAGACGCTGGGCCGCGATTATTATGTGTTTGATGAAGACAGGCAGGAACTTCGCGGCGAGCACGGCGGCGAGACCTTCCGCCTGGGACAGCGAGTGACCGTAAAACTTGCCGGCGTGCATGTCGGCCGACTGGAGATAGACTTGGAATATAAAAAGGAAGACGAGGAAGGGCGTCGCCCCTTCCGCCGCAAGCGTGACGAAAGCGCGCCGAGACGCGCCCGCTTTGAAGACAGGGACGGCGGAGAACGCCGTACGGGCCGCCGCGCCTTTGCGGGAAGAAAGGGCCTGCGTCCCCGCAGGGATGAGGAAGAGCTGAAGCGCAGGATGCGCTACGCCTCCGACGCCTGGGGGGATGACGGTTCCGAAGGCGGAGAAAAGGAACTTCGCGGCCGGAGCCGTTTTGAGTCCCGTCCGAGACGGGAGGAACGTCCCTTCCGGGATGAGGAGCGGAGCAGGGAACAGGGCGCTTCGCCGGAGCGTGAACATGGCTTCAGAACGTCGTTCCGTCCCGGCAGAAAGCGTTTCGAGCAGGACGCGGAAGCGCCTTTCCGCCGTGAGGAACGTTCGTTCCGCAGAAGAGAGGACCGTTTTTCCGCCGAGGAAGGGGAAGAGCGCCGTTTCTCCCGGCATGAAGGAGAGGAAAGGTCTTTCCGGCCGTCCCGTCCCCGTTTCCGTCATGAGGAAAGACGCCCCCGCTTTGAGGAAGATGAGCGTTTCCGTCGCGAAGATTCCTTCCGCGATGGCGCGCGGGAAGAAAAACACGGCCGTTTTTCCCGTGAGGAACGGGAGGAGGGGGTTGCCCGCAGAGAGCGTCCCTTCCTGGAAAGGGGCGGGGAGCGCCGTTTTTCCCGCCGCGACGGCGAAGGAAGGCCTTTCCGCACGTCCCGCCCCCGTTTTGAGGAGGGGAGGAAACCTTCCCGCTTCCATGACGGGGAAGAACGTTCCTTCCGCGATCATGCGCCGCACCGCGGCCGTCCGTCCCGTGCCCGCGGGGAGCGCGAGGACTTCCACGGGGCGCCCGACGATTTCTTCGCCATTCATACGGAGCCGGAAAGGCCCGTGCACCGTTTCGGAAAACGCAGAAAATAA
- the rpoZ gene encoding DNA-directed RNA polymerase subunit omega, whose protein sequence is MARITVEDCQRRVDNRFLLVQMAIKRVRQFREGYEPLVDSKNKEVVTALREIAAGKVLPEDKRFYTPVEGETTPDLDD, encoded by the coding sequence ATGGCCCGTATTACCGTAGAAGATTGCCAGCGCCGCGTAGACAACCGTTTTCTGCTCGTGCAGATGGCCATCAAGCGCGTGCGCCAGTTCCGCGAAGGCTACGAACCTCTGGTGGACAGCAAGAACAAGGAAGTGGTGACGGCCCTGCGCGAAATCGCCGCCGGCAAGGTGCTGCCCGAAGACAAGCGCTTCTATACTCCCGTGGAAGGCGAAACCACGCCCGACCTTGACGATTAA
- the dnaJ gene encoding molecular chaperone DnaJ: protein MSSKRDYYEVLGVARDASEDEIKRAYRKLALKYHPDHNPNNPEAEQKFKEAAEAYDVLRNPERRANYDRFGTAEPGMGGAGFNSAEDIFAQFGDVFGDLFGFGGSRSRGPRPQQGDDLRYNLTISFREAARGIEKAIKIPRHVSCPDCNGSGAAKGSSRETCKKCGGSGQVAIRQGFMQFVQPCPACHGRGFTIPKPCPRCKGEGIVETVRELSVRIPAGVYDGARLRLRGEGEMGVHGGPPGDLYVVLHVEEDDVFEREDQDLIYTATITFPQAALGTRIQIPSINDGETLDLDIPKGSQNGKVFQIRGKGLKYPGEKRTGDLLVRIVVKTPTRLSAEQEKLLREFERISEEQSKSGLFDKVKKAMGME, encoded by the coding sequence ATGAGCAGCAAGCGCGATTATTACGAAGTTCTGGGCGTCGCCAGGGATGCTTCGGAGGATGAGATCAAGCGTGCCTACCGCAAGCTGGCGCTCAAGTATCATCCCGACCATAATCCGAACAATCCCGAGGCGGAACAGAAGTTCAAGGAAGCCGCCGAAGCCTACGATGTCCTGCGCAATCCCGAGCGCCGCGCCAATTACGACCGTTTCGGTACCGCCGAACCGGGCATGGGCGGTGCGGGCTTCAACAGCGCCGAAGATATCTTCGCCCAGTTCGGCGACGTGTTCGGCGATCTGTTCGGTTTCGGCGGCAGCCGTTCCCGCGGTCCGCGTCCTCAGCAGGGCGATGATCTGCGCTACAATCTGACCATTTCCTTCCGTGAAGCGGCCAGGGGCATAGAAAAGGCCATCAAGATTCCCCGCCATGTCTCCTGCCCGGACTGCAACGGCTCCGGCGCAGCCAAGGGGTCTTCCCGCGAGACGTGCAAAAAGTGCGGCGGCAGCGGTCAGGTGGCCATCCGTCAGGGCTTCATGCAGTTCGTCCAGCCCTGCCCCGCCTGCCACGGCCGCGGCTTTACCATTCCCAAGCCCTGCCCCCGCTGCAAAGGGGAAGGCATTGTGGAAACCGTGCGTGAACTTTCGGTGCGGATTCCCGCCGGCGTGTACGACGGGGCGCGTCTGCGCCTGCGCGGCGAAGGGGAAATGGGCGTGCACGGCGGGCCTCCCGGGGATTTGTATGTGGTTCTGCATGTGGAGGAGGACGACGTCTTCGAACGCGAGGATCAGGACCTCATCTACACCGCCACCATCACCTTCCCCCAGGCGGCGCTGGGTACCCGCATTCAGATTCCCAGCATCAACGACGGGGAAACGCTGGATCTCGATATTCCCAAGGGCTCGCAGAACGGCAAGGTGTTCCAGATTCGCGGCAAGGGACTCAAATACCCCGGAGAAAAGCGTACCGGCGATCTGCTTGTCCGCATTGTGGTGAAGACGCCCACCAGGCTTTCCGCAGAGCAGGAAAAGCTGCTGCGCGAGTTTGAGCGCATCAGCGAAGAACAGAGCAAGTCCGGCCTGTTCGACAAGGTGAAAAAAGCCATGGGCATGGAATAA
- a CDS encoding FmdE family protein — MTAFFSYDDFLEKAREFHGCASPGLMLGCSMVELALHSMGRTQHYHALCETARDLPDAVQLLTACTAGNGRLHVFELGRFALTLYRVQGGRGVRVHLDAAKTAGWPHIRRWALGEDCRDDKELLRLEHEIRKAGISLFSASAVQMKDVFLEEAPRDVMTLCIGCGEAHPAWMGPLCRACAGRSPYVPRLPAVRHEAEG, encoded by the coding sequence ATGACAGCTTTCTTCTCGTACGATGATTTTCTGGAAAAGGCCCGTGAATTCCACGGATGTGCTTCCCCGGGGCTGATGCTGGGATGTTCCATGGTGGAACTTGCCCTGCATTCCATGGGCAGAACGCAGCATTACCATGCCCTGTGCGAAACCGCCCGTGATCTGCCGGATGCGGTACAGCTGCTTACGGCCTGTACGGCGGGCAACGGACGACTGCATGTGTTCGAACTCGGCCGTTTCGCCCTTACGCTGTACCGTGTTCAGGGCGGCAGGGGCGTGCGCGTGCATCTTGACGCGGCTAAAACCGCAGGCTGGCCCCATATCAGGCGCTGGGCGCTGGGAGAGGATTGCAGAGACGACAAGGAACTGCTGCGTCTGGAACATGAGATCCGCAAGGCGGGGATTTCCCTTTTTTCCGCGTCCGCCGTACAGATGAAGGACGTTTTTCTGGAAGAAGCTCCCCGTGACGTCATGACGCTCTGCATAGGCTGCGGAGAAGCGCATCCTGCATGGATGGGCCCCTTGTGCCGCGCCTGCGCGGGCCGCTCGCCCTATGTCCCGCGTCTGCCTGCGGTGAGGCATGAGGCGGAAGGATAG
- a CDS encoding D-alanyl-D-alanine carboxypeptidase family protein — MPMRRLPLLFRLAVVLSFACCLLCSVPALAGPINAKSAILMDVTTGRILYEQRADMKIPPASLTKVISMYVAMNAISARKTDYNRMVKVSANAARTGGSRFGLRSGERLTLDKLFYGMAVASGNDASVAVAEHVAGSTSAFVSRMNSLARRLGMKNTRFVNVHGLPAKGQVTTARDMLKLARAYQAHYPVARRYHLARSVTHNGRREPNHNPLVGNYPGLDGLKTGWVTAAGYNIIATARRNGHKLIAVILGAPNTGVRAAEARRLLNAGFSAVSKKRSTAIAELGVSKKQAAQLKKSSSYTTKKVKKSKSPSRKSAAADKRQSTRKKSKQ; from the coding sequence ATGCCCATGCGTCGCCTTCCCCTCCTGTTCCGTTTGGCCGTTGTTCTTTCTTTTGCCTGCTGTCTGCTGTGCTCTGTTCCTGCTCTGGCAGGTCCCATCAATGCCAAGAGCGCCATTCTCATGGATGTGACCACGGGGCGTATTCTTTATGAACAGCGGGCGGACATGAAAATCCCCCCGGCTTCCCTCACCAAGGTCATTTCCATGTATGTGGCCATGAACGCCATCAGCGCCCGGAAGACGGACTATAACAGAATGGTGAAGGTGAGTGCCAATGCCGCCCGTACCGGCGGTTCCCGTTTCGGCCTGCGCTCCGGGGAGAGGCTCACTCTCGACAAGCTTTTTTACGGCATGGCCGTGGCCTCGGGCAATGACGCCAGCGTGGCTGTTGCCGAACATGTGGCAGGTTCCACTTCCGCCTTCGTCAGCCGCATGAATTCGCTTGCCCGGCGGCTCGGCATGAAGAATACCCGCTTCGTCAATGTTCACGGTCTGCCCGCCAAGGGGCAGGTCACCACTGCGCGCGACATGCTCAAGCTGGCCCGTGCCTATCAGGCCCATTATCCCGTGGCCCGGCGCTATCACCTTGCGCGTTCCGTTACCCACAACGGCCGCAGGGAACCGAACCATAACCCGCTGGTAGGCAACTATCCCGGGCTGGACGGGTTGAAAACGGGCTGGGTGACGGCGGCGGGGTACAACATCATCGCCACGGCGCGCAGAAACGGCCATAAGCTCATCGCCGTCATTCTGGGGGCCCCCAATACGGGCGTTCGAGCGGCGGAGGCACGCCGCCTGCTCAATGCGGGCTTCAGCGCCGTATCCAAGAAAAGAAGTACCGCCATTGCGGAACTGGGCGTTTCCAAGAAGCAGGCCGCCCAGCTCAAGAAATCTTCCAGCTATACGACGAAGAAGGTGAAGAAGAGCAAGTCGCCTTCCAGAAAATCGGCGGCGGCCGACAAGCGGCAGTCTACGAGAAAGAAGTCGAAACAGTAA
- the hemL gene encoding glutamate-1-semialdehyde 2,1-aminomutase gives MNTQRSHELFAHAQQIIPGGVNSPVRACRNVHADPLFIAEAKGSRLITADGGQFIDFLGSWGPMLVGHAHPEVTEAICRAAARGTSYGAPCEDEVRLAEEVCSALPSVEMVRMVNSGTEATMSALRLARGVTGRDKMIKFIGGYHGHGDAFLASAGSGVATFSIPGTPGVPASTVADTLLAPYNDLEAVKALFEAWPDQIAALFVEPVAGNMGLMLPQPGFLEGLRELCTRYGALLVFDEVITGFRLSYGGAQERFHIMPDLTTFGKIIGGGLPVGAYGGRADLMRHIAPEGEVYQAGTLSGNPLAMAAGLATLNILKHADYAALEARVDAFVTELERILREKGVPVQIPHIASLFTVYFTHAPLRDFASVQTTDQKLFESFYKQMREQGIFMAPSAFEANMLSFAHSDEDFARALEAARHVKF, from the coding sequence ATGAATACCCAGCGTTCCCATGAACTTTTCGCTCACGCCCAGCAGATCATTCCCGGCGGCGTGAACAGCCCCGTCCGTGCCTGCCGCAACGTACACGCCGACCCGCTGTTCATCGCCGAAGCGAAGGGTTCCCGCCTCATCACCGCCGACGGCGGACAGTTCATCGACTTTCTCGGCTCCTGGGGTCCCATGCTGGTGGGCCATGCGCACCCTGAGGTAACGGAAGCCATCTGCCGCGCCGCCGCCCGGGGCACCAGCTACGGAGCGCCCTGCGAAGACGAGGTGCGCCTTGCCGAAGAGGTCTGTTCCGCCCTGCCCTCCGTGGAAATGGTGCGTATGGTCAACTCCGGCACCGAAGCCACCATGAGCGCCCTGCGCCTTGCCCGCGGCGTCACCGGCCGCGACAAGATGATCAAGTTCATCGGCGGCTACCACGGCCACGGCGACGCCTTTCTCGCCAGCGCCGGTTCCGGCGTGGCCACCTTCTCCATTCCCGGTACGCCGGGCGTGCCTGCAAGCACCGTGGCCGACACTCTGCTTGCGCCCTACAACGACCTTGAAGCCGTCAAAGCCCTGTTCGAAGCCTGGCCGGATCAGATAGCCGCGCTCTTCGTGGAACCCGTGGCCGGCAACATGGGCCTCATGCTGCCGCAGCCCGGCTTCCTGGAAGGCCTGCGGGAGCTGTGCACCAGATACGGCGCGCTTCTCGTGTTCGACGAAGTGATCACCGGATTCCGTCTCTCCTACGGCGGCGCTCAGGAACGCTTCCACATCATGCCCGACCTCACCACCTTCGGCAAAATCATCGGCGGCGGCCTGCCCGTGGGCGCCTACGGCGGCAGGGCCGACCTCATGCGCCACATCGCCCCGGAAGGGGAGGTCTACCAGGCCGGAACGCTGTCGGGCAACCCGCTGGCCATGGCCGCAGGCCTCGCCACGCTGAATATTCTCAAACATGCCGATTACGCTGCTCTGGAAGCGCGCGTAGACGCCTTCGTCACGGAACTGGAACGCATCCTGCGCGAGAAGGGCGTACCTGTGCAGATTCCGCATATCGCCTCCCTGTTCACCGTGTACTTCACCCATGCTCCGCTGCGGGACTTCGCCAGCGTACAGACCACGGATCAGAAGCTTTTTGAAAGCTTCTACAAGCAGATGCGCGAACAGGGCATCTTCATGGCGCCTTCGGCCTTTGAAGCCAACATGCTTTCCTTCGCTCACAGCGACGAAGACTTCGCCCGTGCGCTGGAAGCCGCGCGCCATGTGAAGTTCTGA
- a CDS encoding siroheme decarboxylase subunit beta has translation MEFTEKEQAILRIVQKNIPDSLTPYADIAASAGCTEEEVLNLLSRLKESGAIRRFGASIKHQRTGWVHNAMVAWIASPEEVEEAGRTAAEHPRISHCYYRPSRYPAWPYTFYTMIHGKSEQDCLDVVEELRRTTTLKECMVLESLKELKKISMTYFA, from the coding sequence ATGGAATTTACGGAAAAGGAACAGGCCATACTGCGCATCGTGCAGAAAAACATTCCCGATTCTCTCACCCCTTACGCGGATATCGCCGCCTCCGCAGGCTGCACGGAAGAAGAAGTGCTGAACCTGCTTTCCCGGCTTAAAGAATCGGGCGCGATACGCCGTTTCGGAGCCAGCATCAAGCATCAGCGCACGGGCTGGGTGCACAACGCCATGGTGGCCTGGATCGCTTCCCCGGAAGAAGTGGAGGAAGCCGGGCGCACGGCGGCGGAACATCCGCGCATATCCCACTGCTATTACCGCCCCAGCCGCTATCCGGCATGGCCCTACACCTTCTACACCATGATTCACGGCAAAAGCGAGCAGGACTGCCTCGACGTGGTGGAAGAGCTGCGGCGCACCACGACGCTGAAGGAATGCATGGTGCTCGAAAGCCTGAAGGAACTGAAGAAAATCTCCATGACGTATTTCGCATAG